A stretch of the Taeniopygia guttata chromosome 3, bTaeGut7.mat, whole genome shotgun sequence genome encodes the following:
- the MOCS1 gene encoding molybdenum cofactor biosynthesis protein 1 isoform X1: MAAAAALWVWGRLRPGARGAASRGRACSSSGARARAASAAAQELQSSGRERFVLEHAAPFSAFLMDSFGRQHNYLRISLTEKCNLRCQYCMPEEGVQLTPKSELLTAQEIITLARLFVKEGVDKIRLTGGEPLIRPDVVDIVGELYKLEGLKTIAVTTNGINLTRLLPRLKEAGLNAINISLDTLVPAKFEFIVRRKGFHKVMEGIHKATELGYHPVKVNCVVMRGFNEDEVLDFVDFTKDLPLDVRFIEYMPFDGNKWNFKKMVSYKEMLDTIKQRWPELEKLPCETSSTAKSYKVPHFQGQISFITSMSEHFCGSCNRLRITADGNLKVCLFGNSEVSLRDHLRSGASEEELIQIIGAAVGRKKKQHAGMFNISRMKNRPMVLIESALMSFPLCQDALQSSPNSKQWGHTFSHWLTLRASLPKQNGKASMKNKFTGQFFLPGSHPEKQWHLATGILQTQLRGYCVFQKDPSSTFDTKCLDASVGQVPVDCQSKEACSGSEFHTRDSGSCTKVPCASDSLTHTDEEGRATMVDVGGKPDSRRSAVAGAVVLLGEKAFRMVRQNQVKKGDVLAVAQIAGIQGAKLTSQLIPLCHNIPLYHVEVDLSLDEARHAVVIRSSCHTWGRTGVEMEALTAASLAALTVYDMCKAVTHDIVIQEVKLISKTGGQRGDFSRV, encoded by the exons GAATTACAAAGCTCAGGAAGAGAACGCTTTGTACTGGAACATGCTGCTCCATTCTCTGCTTTTTTGATGGACAGCTTTGGGCGGCAGCACAATTACTTGCGAATTTCATTGACTGAGAAATGCAACCTCAGGT GTCAATATTGTATGCCTGAGGAAGGTGTTCAGCTGACTCCAAAATCAGAGCTACTAACTGCCCAGGAGATAATCACCTTAGCCAGGCTGTTTGTGAAAGAAGGTGTGGACAAGATCCGACTGACAGGGGGAGAGCCACTTATCCGTCCTGATGTGGTGGATATTGTGG GTGAACTGTACAAGCTAGAAGGGCTGAAAACAATTGCTGTCACAACCAATGGAATCAACTTAACCAGACTGCTGCCCCGGCTGAAGGAAGCAGGACTGAATGCCATTAACATTAGCCTGGATACTTTGGTGCCAGCTAAATTTGAGTTCATTGTCCGAAGGAAAG GCTTTCACAAGGTAATGGAAGGAATCCACAAAGCCACTGAACTTGGCTACCATCCTGTTAAG GTAAACTGTGTGGTGATGAGAGGCTTCAATGAGGATGAAGTGCTGGACTTTGTGGATTTCACAAAGGATTTGCCCCTTGATGTGAGGTTCATAGAATACATGCCCTTCGATG GCAATAAATGGAACTTCAAGAAGATGGTGAGCTACAAAGAAATGCTTGATACAATTAAACAGAGATGGCCGGAATTGGAGAAATTACCCTGTGAGacttccagcacagccaag AGTTACAAGGTGCCACATTTCCAGGGACAAATCAGCTTTATCACCTCCATGTCAGAGCACTTCTGTGGATCCTGCAATCGGCTGAGGATAACAGCAGATGGGAATCTAAAG GTGTGCCTTTTTGGGAATTCAGAAGTGTCCTTGAGGGATCACCTCCGGTCTGGTGCTTCAGAGGAGGAGTTGATTCAAATCATTGGAGCAGCAGTgggcagaaaaaagaaacagcatgCTG gCATGTTTAACATTTCCCGGATGAAAAACCGGCCAATGGTCCTGATTG agTCTGCATTGATGTCATTCCCACTATGCCAAGATGCCCTACAGAGTTCCCCAAATTCAAAACAGTGGGGCCACACATTTAGCCATTGGCTGACTTTGAGAGCAAGTTTACCcaaacaaaatggaaaagcatcaatgaaaaataaattcacaggACAATTTTTCCTACCAGGATCTCACCCAGAGAAACAGTGGCACTTAGCAACAGGAATTCTACAAACCCAGCTCCGAGGCTACTGTGTCTTCCAGAAGGACCCAAGCTCCACATTTGATACGAAGTGCCTTGATGCTTCTGTTGGCCAAGTTCCTGTGGACTGTCAGTCCAAAGAGGCATGTTCAGGATCTGAATTCCATACCAGGGATTCAGGATCTTGTACCAAGGTACCTTGTGCCTCTGACAGCTTGACTCACACTGACGAGGAAGGACGGGCCACAATGGTTGATGTTGGAGGGAAGCCAGATTCCAGAAGAAGTGCTGTTGCTGGTGCTGTGGTCCTCCTGGGTGAAAAGGCATTCAGGATGGTGAGGCAAAACCAGGTGAAGAAAGGGGATGTGCTGGCAGTAGCCCAAATTGCAGGAATTCAGGGAGCCAAGCTGACCAGCCAGTTGATCCCATTGTGTCACAACATCCCTCTGTACCACGTGGAGGTGGATCTGAGCCTGGATGAGGCCAGGCATGCCGTGGTGATTCGCAGCTCCTGTCACACCTGGGGGAGGACAGGAGTGGAGATGGAGGCTctcacagctgccagcctggctgcgCTGACTGTGTACGACATGTGCAAAGCAGTCACTCATGACATCGTCATCCAAGAGGTGAAGCTGATTAGTAAGACAGGTGGGCAGAGGGGAGACTTCTCAAGGGTCTAG
- the MOCS1 gene encoding molybdenum cofactor biosynthesis protein 1 isoform X2 → MAAAAALWVWGRLRPGARGAASRGRACSSSGARARAASAAAQELQSSGRERFVLEHAAPFSAFLMDSFGRQHNYLRISLTEKCNLRCQYCMPEEGVQLTPKSELLTAQEIITLARLFVKEGVDKIRLTGGEPLIRPDVVDIVGELYKLEGLKTIAVTTNGINLTRLLPRLKEAGLNAINISLDTLVPAKFEFIVRRKGFHKVMEGIHKATELGYHPVKVNCVVMRGFNEDEVLDFVDFTKDLPLDVRFIEYMPFDGNKWNFKKMVSYKEMLDTIKQRWPELEKLPCETSSTAKSYKVPHFQGQISFITSMSEHFCGSCNRLRITADGNLKVCLFGNSEVSLRDHLRSGASEEELIQIIGAAVGRKKKQHAESALMSFPLCQDALQSSPNSKQWGHTFSHWLTLRASLPKQNGKASMKNKFTGQFFLPGSHPEKQWHLATGILQTQLRGYCVFQKDPSSTFDTKCLDASVGQVPVDCQSKEACSGSEFHTRDSGSCTKVPCASDSLTHTDEEGRATMVDVGGKPDSRRSAVAGAVVLLGEKAFRMVRQNQVKKGDVLAVAQIAGIQGAKLTSQLIPLCHNIPLYHVEVDLSLDEARHAVVIRSSCHTWGRTGVEMEALTAASLAALTVYDMCKAVTHDIVIQEVKLISKTGGQRGDFSRV, encoded by the exons GAATTACAAAGCTCAGGAAGAGAACGCTTTGTACTGGAACATGCTGCTCCATTCTCTGCTTTTTTGATGGACAGCTTTGGGCGGCAGCACAATTACTTGCGAATTTCATTGACTGAGAAATGCAACCTCAGGT GTCAATATTGTATGCCTGAGGAAGGTGTTCAGCTGACTCCAAAATCAGAGCTACTAACTGCCCAGGAGATAATCACCTTAGCCAGGCTGTTTGTGAAAGAAGGTGTGGACAAGATCCGACTGACAGGGGGAGAGCCACTTATCCGTCCTGATGTGGTGGATATTGTGG GTGAACTGTACAAGCTAGAAGGGCTGAAAACAATTGCTGTCACAACCAATGGAATCAACTTAACCAGACTGCTGCCCCGGCTGAAGGAAGCAGGACTGAATGCCATTAACATTAGCCTGGATACTTTGGTGCCAGCTAAATTTGAGTTCATTGTCCGAAGGAAAG GCTTTCACAAGGTAATGGAAGGAATCCACAAAGCCACTGAACTTGGCTACCATCCTGTTAAG GTAAACTGTGTGGTGATGAGAGGCTTCAATGAGGATGAAGTGCTGGACTTTGTGGATTTCACAAAGGATTTGCCCCTTGATGTGAGGTTCATAGAATACATGCCCTTCGATG GCAATAAATGGAACTTCAAGAAGATGGTGAGCTACAAAGAAATGCTTGATACAATTAAACAGAGATGGCCGGAATTGGAGAAATTACCCTGTGAGacttccagcacagccaag AGTTACAAGGTGCCACATTTCCAGGGACAAATCAGCTTTATCACCTCCATGTCAGAGCACTTCTGTGGATCCTGCAATCGGCTGAGGATAACAGCAGATGGGAATCTAAAG GTGTGCCTTTTTGGGAATTCAGAAGTGTCCTTGAGGGATCACCTCCGGTCTGGTGCTTCAGAGGAGGAGTTGATTCAAATCATTGGAGCAGCAGTgggcagaaaaaagaaacagcatgCTG agTCTGCATTGATGTCATTCCCACTATGCCAAGATGCCCTACAGAGTTCCCCAAATTCAAAACAGTGGGGCCACACATTTAGCCATTGGCTGACTTTGAGAGCAAGTTTACCcaaacaaaatggaaaagcatcaatgaaaaataaattcacaggACAATTTTTCCTACCAGGATCTCACCCAGAGAAACAGTGGCACTTAGCAACAGGAATTCTACAAACCCAGCTCCGAGGCTACTGTGTCTTCCAGAAGGACCCAAGCTCCACATTTGATACGAAGTGCCTTGATGCTTCTGTTGGCCAAGTTCCTGTGGACTGTCAGTCCAAAGAGGCATGTTCAGGATCTGAATTCCATACCAGGGATTCAGGATCTTGTACCAAGGTACCTTGTGCCTCTGACAGCTTGACTCACACTGACGAGGAAGGACGGGCCACAATGGTTGATGTTGGAGGGAAGCCAGATTCCAGAAGAAGTGCTGTTGCTGGTGCTGTGGTCCTCCTGGGTGAAAAGGCATTCAGGATGGTGAGGCAAAACCAGGTGAAGAAAGGGGATGTGCTGGCAGTAGCCCAAATTGCAGGAATTCAGGGAGCCAAGCTGACCAGCCAGTTGATCCCATTGTGTCACAACATCCCTCTGTACCACGTGGAGGTGGATCTGAGCCTGGATGAGGCCAGGCATGCCGTGGTGATTCGCAGCTCCTGTCACACCTGGGGGAGGACAGGAGTGGAGATGGAGGCTctcacagctgccagcctggctgcgCTGACTGTGTACGACATGTGCAAAGCAGTCACTCATGACATCGTCATCCAAGAGGTGAAGCTGATTAGTAAGACAGGTGGGCAGAGGGGAGACTTCTCAAGGGTCTAG